One segment of Primulina tabacum isolate GXHZ01 chromosome 14, ASM2559414v2, whole genome shotgun sequence DNA contains the following:
- the LOC142524331 gene encoding transcription elongation factor TFIIS-like isoform X2, protein MIHLATTPSYGCRTPSPQVGKRLRQLTKHKSDKIKSLASDVVEIWKGIIVKETMNTKNGSISDDKSVKAEPSAGTETNEHKKIKRTNSAKIEQKSLKKHVMVERNGYSGSPNSDKLMKSETSASLTSEKIELVQTTKNAAGEHIQVNMKVKERTSSEIRKQASDPVGPPKFSSLVYCKDSTRDKLREIIAEALCKVSGEIDDESREKADACDPYRVAVLVETAMFEKWGKSIGAQKFKYRSIIFNIKDPQNPDFRRKVLLGDIEPHAITELTPEDMASDARQIQNEKIKEKALFNSQRGGPPKASTNEFTCGRCKKKETTYYQLQTRSADEPMTTFVTCVNCNNRWKF, encoded by the exons ATGATTCACTTGGCCACCACTCCAAGTTATGGCTGCAGGACTCCCTCTCCGCAG GTGGGTAAACGTCTTCGCCAACTGACAAAACATAAAAGCGACAAGATCAAGTCTTTGGCTTCTGATGTGGTTGAAATTTGGAAGGGTATAATTGTTAAGGAAACAATGAATACCAAGAACGGGAGTATTAGCGATGACAAATCTGTGAAAGCTGAACCTTCCGCTGGTACAGAAACTAACGAGCACAAGAAGATTAAGAGAACGAACTCTGCTAAAATCGAGCAAAAGTCTCTGAAGAAACATGTTATGGTTGAGAGAAACGGTTACTCTGGCTCACCAAATTCTGACAAACTCATGAAGTCAGAAACTTCAGCTAGCCTTACGAGTGAAAAAATTGAACTTGTCCAGACTACAAAGAATGCGGCTGGAGAACACATACaggtcaacatgaaagttaaAGAGAGAACAAGTTCTGAAATACGAAAACAGGCATCAGACCCAGTTGGTCCTCCAAAGTTCTCTTCTCTTGTTTACTGCAAAGATTCAACAAGGGACAAACTCCGAGAAATTATTGCAGAAGCTTTGTGCAAAGTTTCTGGTGAAATTGATGATGAATCGAGAGAAAAGGCAGATGCATGTGACCCTTATCGAGTTGCTGTTCTAGTGGAAACTGCAATGTTTGAGAAATGGGGCAAATCCATTGGTGCCCAGAAGTTCAAATACCGGTCCATTATTTTCAACATTAAGGATCCGCAGAACCCAGATTTTCGTAGAAAAGTCTTGCTCGGGGATATCGAGCCTCATGCCATTACTGAATTGACGCCAGAGGATATGGCTAGTGACGCAAGGCAGATTcagaatgaaaaaataaaagagaaaGCACTGTTTAACAGTCAGCGTGGAGGACCTCCAAAGGCTAGCACGAATGAGTTCACCTGCGGTAGGTGCAAGAAGAAGGAGACTACTTACTACCAGTTGCAGACGCGGAGTGCTGATGAGCCCATGACCACATTTGTAACTTGCGTAAACTGCAATAATCGCTGGAAGTTTTGA
- the LOC142524331 gene encoding transcription elongation factor TFIIS-like isoform X1 — translation MEKELIELFESAKRAADMADNSPGEVDRCVDAIKRLKKFPVNYQVLVSTQVGKRLRQLTKHKSDKIKSLASDVVEIWKGIIVKETMNTKNGSISDDKSVKAEPSAGTETNEHKKIKRTNSAKIEQKSLKKHVMVERNGYSGSPNSDKLMKSETSASLTSEKIELVQTTKNAAGEHIQVNMKVKERTSSEIRKQASDPVGPPKFSSLVYCKDSTRDKLREIIAEALCKVSGEIDDESREKADACDPYRVAVLVETAMFEKWGKSIGAQKFKYRSIIFNIKDPQNPDFRRKVLLGDIEPHAITELTPEDMASDARQIQNEKIKEKALFNSQRGGPPKASTNEFTCGRCKKKETTYYQLQTRSADEPMTTFVTCVNCNNRWKF, via the exons ATGGAGAAGGAGCTGATCGAGCTTTTTGAGTCAGCAAAGAGAGCCGCAGATATGGCAGATAATTCACCTGGAGAAGTGGATCGGTGTGTTGATGCAATAAAACGGCTCAAGAAGTTCCCTGTCAATTATCAAGTACTTGTATCAACGCAG GTGGGTAAACGTCTTCGCCAACTGACAAAACATAAAAGCGACAAGATCAAGTCTTTGGCTTCTGATGTGGTTGAAATTTGGAAGGGTATAATTGTTAAGGAAACAATGAATACCAAGAACGGGAGTATTAGCGATGACAAATCTGTGAAAGCTGAACCTTCCGCTGGTACAGAAACTAACGAGCACAAGAAGATTAAGAGAACGAACTCTGCTAAAATCGAGCAAAAGTCTCTGAAGAAACATGTTATGGTTGAGAGAAACGGTTACTCTGGCTCACCAAATTCTGACAAACTCATGAAGTCAGAAACTTCAGCTAGCCTTACGAGTGAAAAAATTGAACTTGTCCAGACTACAAAGAATGCGGCTGGAGAACACATACaggtcaacatgaaagttaaAGAGAGAACAAGTTCTGAAATACGAAAACAGGCATCAGACCCAGTTGGTCCTCCAAAGTTCTCTTCTCTTGTTTACTGCAAAGATTCAACAAGGGACAAACTCCGAGAAATTATTGCAGAAGCTTTGTGCAAAGTTTCTGGTGAAATTGATGATGAATCGAGAGAAAAGGCAGATGCATGTGACCCTTATCGAGTTGCTGTTCTAGTGGAAACTGCAATGTTTGAGAAATGGGGCAAATCCATTGGTGCCCAGAAGTTCAAATACCGGTCCATTATTTTCAACATTAAGGATCCGCAGAACCCAGATTTTCGTAGAAAAGTCTTGCTCGGGGATATCGAGCCTCATGCCATTACTGAATTGACGCCAGAGGATATGGCTAGTGACGCAAGGCAGATTcagaatgaaaaaataaaagagaaaGCACTGTTTAACAGTCAGCGTGGAGGACCTCCAAAGGCTAGCACGAATGAGTTCACCTGCGGTAGGTGCAAGAAGAAGGAGACTACTTACTACCAGTTGCAGACGCGGAGTGCTGATGAGCCCATGACCACATTTGTAACTTGCGTAAACTGCAATAATCGCTGGAAGTTTTGA